Proteins from one Physeter macrocephalus isolate SW-GA chromosome 16, ASM283717v5, whole genome shotgun sequence genomic window:
- the NUMA1 gene encoding nuclear mitotic apparatus protein 1, translating into MLLWDIVAEEPLQSRLQKTQQPQVPQAEAATAQQHNIVHQDDSQVAWLKQMIWAQLPQPCLWSVASALTSVSDHGIWTISFLSFLPGSPASPMGDILQTPQFQMRRLKKQLADERNNRDELELELAENRKLLTEKDAQIAMMQQRIDRLALLNEKQAASPLEPRELEELRGKNESLTIRLHETLRQCQDLKTEKSQMDRKINQLSEENGDLSFKLREFASHLQQLQGALNELTEEHSKATREWVEKQTHLEKELGTALQDKKCLEEKNEILQGKLSQLEEHLAQLREHPPREKGEVLGDVLQLETLKQEAATLTADNTHLQARVEVLETELGQREAKLLAERSHFEEEKQQLASLIAELQGSLSNLGQAKEELEQASQAQGARLSAQVATMTSELATLNATVQQRDQELAGLKQQAQTEQARLAQTLQRQEQASQSLCQQVEQLSSSLKQKEQQLEEAAKEQKATRRDHAQQLATVAEEREASLRERDAALQQLEALEKEKAAKLEVLQQQLQAASEARDSVQTSVTQARREKAELSQKVEELHAHVEAAHKERCEAQAQVAALKAQLRSEQQKATERETVAQEKAQLQEQVRALEESLKVTKGSLEEEKRRAAGILEEQQRCISRLEAETRSLVEQHKQEQRELEEEKAGRKGLEARLQQLGEAHQAKTETLRQELAEAIASQREAESECEQLAKEVATWRERYEDSQQEEAQYGAIFQEQLMTLKEECEKARQELQEAKEKVAGIEAHSELQISRQQSELAQLHASLARALQQVQEKEVRAQKLADDLSALQEKMAATSKEVARLEALVRKAGEQHETASQELLKEPPRAGDRESEWLKEHQGRPFCSTQAALQAMEREAEQMGSELERLRAALMESQGQQQEERGQQEREVARLTQERGRAQADLALEKAAKAELEMRLQNALNEQRVEFAALQEALAHALMEKEGKDQELAKLRGQEAAQGAELKELQQTVERLKEQLARKEEECPQSLGTASQEDTSRSGAQSEATGKTEQKGPELEALRAEVSQLEQQVREYREKSSSLERSLEAERASHAEQAGALETLRGQLEQKAQELESGQDTLASAQRELATLHAKAQEHSKAEDGWKAQVARSQQEAERKNSLISSLEEEVSILNRQVLEKEGESKELKRLVIAESEKSQKLEERLRLLQAETASSSARAAERSSALREEVQTLREEAEKQRGASESLRQELASQAERAEELGQELKAWQEKFFQKEQALSALQLEHTSTQALVSELLPAKHLCQQLQAEQAATEKRHREELEQSKQAAGGLRAELLRAQRELGELVPLRQKVAEQERAAQQLRAEKASYAEQLSMLKKAHGLLAEENRGLGERASLGRQFLEVELDQAREKYGQELAAVRAEAETRLAEMQREAQSTARELEVMTAKYEGAKVKVLEERQRFQEERQKLTAQVEQLELFQREQTKQVEELSKKLADHDQASKVQQQKLKAQGGESQQEAQRLQAQLNELQAQLSQKEQAAEHYKLQMEKAKTHYDAKKQQNQELQEQLRGLEKLQTENKELRAEADRLGRELQQAGLKTREAEQTCRHLTAQVRSLEAQVAHADQQLRDLGKFQVATDALKSREPQAKPQLDLSIDSLDLSCEEGTPLTITSKLPRTQPDGTSIPGEPASPISQRLPPKVESLESLYFTPIPARGQPPLESSLDSLGDVFLDSGRKTRSSRRRTTQIINITMTKKLDVEEPDSANSSFYSTQSAPASQAALRAASSTQSLARLGSPDDGNSALLSLPGYRPTTRSSARRSQAGVSSGAPPGRNSFYMGTCQDEPEQLDDWNRIAELQQRNRVCPPHLKTCYPLESRPSLSLPTITDEEIKTGDPRETLRRASMQPTQIAEGAGITTRQQRKRVSSEPHRGPGTPESKKATTCFPRPMTPRDRHEGRRQSTTEAQKKAAPAVVKQADRRQSMAFSILNTPKKLGNSLLRRAASKKAPSKASPNPRSGTRRSPRIATTTASAATAAAIAAATATPRAKGKAKH; encoded by the exons GGCccagctcccccagccctgcctgtggTCGGTAGCTTCAGCCCTCACGTCGGTTTCTGACCATGGCATCTGGACCATCTCCTtcctcagcttcctcccaggTTCTCCAGCCTCCCCCATGGGTGACATTCTGCAGACCCCACAATTCCAGATGAGGCGGCTGAAGAAGCAGCTTGCAGATGAGAGAAATAATCGAGACGAGCTGGAGCTGGAGTTGGCCGAGAACCGCAAGCTCCTCACAGAGAAAG ATGCGCAGATAGCCATGATGCAGCAGCGCATCGACCGCCTGGCTCTGCTGAACGAGAAGCAGGCGGCCAGTCCGCTGGAGCCCAGGGAGCTTGAGGAGCTCCGTGGCAAGAATGAGAG CCTCACCATACGGCTCCACGAAACTCTGAGGCAGTGCCAGGACCTGAAGACAGAGAAGAGCCAGATGGATCGCAAAATTAACCAGCTTTCTGAAGAGAATGGGGACCTTTCCTTTAAG CTGCGGGAGTTTGCCAGTCACCTGCAGCAACTACAGGGGGCCCTCAATGAACTGACAGAAGAGCACAGCAAGGCCACTCGGGAGTGGGTGGAGAAGCAGACCCATCTGGAGAAGGAGCTCGGCACAGCCCTGCAGGACAAG AAATGCCTTGAAGAGAAGAATGAAATCCTTCAGGGAAAACTTTCACAGCTGGAAGAACATTTGGCCCAGCTGCGGGAGCACCCACCCCGGGAGAAGGGCGAGGTGCTGGGTGACGTCTTGCAG CTGGAAACTCTCAAGCAAGAGGCAGCCACTCTCACTGCAGACAACACCCATCTCCAAGCCAGAGTGGAGGTGCTGGAGACTGAGCTGGGCCAGCGGGAAGCCAAGCTGCTTGCCGAGCGGAGCCActttgaagaagaaaagcagCAGTTGGCCAGCCTGATTGCCGAACTGCAGGGCTCCCTGTCCAACCTTGGCCAGGCCAAGGAAGAGCTGGAGCAGGCCTCTCAGGCTCAGGGGGCCCGGCTGTCTGCCCAGGTGGCCACGATGACCTCCGAGCTCGCCACCCTCAATGCCACTGTCCAGCAGCGGGATCAAGAACTGGCTGGCCTAAAGCAGCAGGCTCAAACAGAGCAGGCACGGCTCGCGCAGACCCTCCAGCGGCAGGAACAGGCCTCCCAGAGCCTCTGCCAGCAGGTGGAGCAGCTGAGCAGCAGCCtgaagcagaaggaacagcagtTGGAAGAGGCCGCCAAGGAGCAGAAGGCCACCCGCCGAGACCACGCCCAGCAACTGGCCACTGTGGCCGAGGAGCGGGAGGCCTCTTTACGGGAGAGGGATGCGGCCCTCCAGCAGCTGGAGGCATTGGAGAAGGAGAAGGCCGCCAAGCTGGAGGTCCTGCAACAGCAGCTTCAGGCTGCTAGTGAAGCCCGGGACAGTGTCCAGACCTCAGTGACACAGGCCCGGCGGGAGAAGGCAGAGCTGAGCCAGAAGGTGGAGGAGCTCCATGCCCATGTTGAGGCAGCCCACAAGGAGCGGTGTGAGGCGCAGGCCCAGGTGGCAGCGCTGAAGGCCCAGCTGAGGTCTGAGCAGCAAAAAGCAACCGAGAGAGAAACGGTGGCCCAGGAGAAGGCCCAGCTCCAGGAGCAGGTCCGGGCCCTTGAGGAGTCCTTGAAGGTCACCAAGGGCAGCCTGGAAGAGGAGAAGCGCAGGGCTGCAGGCATCCTGGAAGAGCAGCAGCGATGCATCTCCAGGCTGGAAGCAGAGACCCGGAGCCTGGTGGAGCAGCACAAGCAGGAACAGAGGGAGCTGGAAGAAGAGAAGGCTGGGCGCAAGGGGCTGGAGGCCCGGTTACAGCAGCTCGGGGAGGCCCATCAGGCCAAGACAGAAACCCTGCGGCAGGAGCTGGCTGAGGCCATAGCCTCCCAGCGCGAGGCCGAGAGTGAGTGTGAGCAGCTTGCCAAGGAGGTGGCCACCTGGCGTGAGCGGTATGAGGACAGCCAGCAGGAGGAGGCGCAGTACGGCGCCATATTCCAGGAACAGCTGATGACCCTGAAGGAGGAATGCGAGAAGGCCCGCCAGGAGCTGCAGGAGGCAAAGGAGAAGGTGGCAGGGATAGAGGCCCACAGCGAGCTCCAGATCAGCCGGCAGCAGAGTGAGCTTGCTCAGCTCCACGCCAGCCTGGCCAGGGCCCTGCAGCAGGTCCAGGAGAAGGAGGTCAGGGCCCAGAAGCTCGCAGACGACCTATCCGCTCTGCAGGAGAAGATGGCTGCCACCAGCAAGGAGGTGGCCCGCCTGGAGGCCTTGGTGCGCAAGGCGGGTGAGCAGCATGAAACGGCCTCCCAGGAGCTACTCAAGGAGCCGCCCAGGGCAGGAGACAGAGAGTCGGAGTGGCTGAAAGAGCATCAGGGACGCCCGTTCTGCAGCACGCAGGCTGCACTGCAGGCCATGGAGCGTGAGGCAGAGCAAATGGGCAGTGAGCTGGAGAGGCTGCGGGCCGCGCTGATGGAGAGCCaggggcagcagcaggaggagcgTGGGCAGCAGGAGAGGGAGGTGGCGCGGCTGACCCAGGAGCGGGGCCGGGCCCAAGCCGACCTTGCCCTGGAGAAGGCCGCCAAGGCAGAGCTTGAGATGCGGCTGCAGAATGCCCTCAACGAGCAGCGTGTGGAGTTTGCCGCCTTGCAGGAGGCACTGGCCCACGCCCTGATGGAAAAGGAGGGGAAGGATCAGGAGCTGGCCAAGCTTCGTGGGCAGGAGGCAGCCCAGGGGGCAGAGCTGAAGGAGCTTCAGCAAACTGTGGAGCGACTGAAGGAACAGCTGGCCAGGAAAGAGGAGGAGTGCCCACAGTCTCTAGGGACGGCCAGCCAAGAAGACACTTCCCGGTCGGGAGCCCAGTCTGAGGCTACTGGAAAGACGGAGCAGAAAGGCCCGGAGCTGGAGGCTCTGCGGGCAGAGGTGAGCCAGCTGGAGCAGCAGGTCCGCGAGTATCGGGAGAAGTCCTCCAGCCTGGAGCGCAGCCTCGAGGCTGAGCGCGCCTCCCACGCGGAGCAGGCCGGTGCTCTGGAGACTTTGCGGGGCCAGTTAGAGCAGAAGGCCCAGGAGCTGGAGAGCGGTCAGGACACCTTAGCCTCAGCCCAAAGGGAGCTGGCCACCCTCCACGCCAAGGCCCAAGAGCACAGCAAGGCTGAGGATGGGTGGAAGGCACAGGTGGCCCGGAGTCAGCAGGAGGCTGAGAGGAAGAACAGCCTCATCAGCAGCTTGGAGGAGGAGGTGTCCATCCTGAACCGCCAGGTTCTGGAGAAGGAAGGCGAGAGCAAGGAGTTGAAGCGGCTGGTTATTGCCGAGTCAGAGAAGagtcagaagctggaagagaggcTGCGTCTGCTCCAGGCAGAGACAGCCAGCAGCAGCGCCAGGGCTGCAGAACGCAGTTCCGCTCTGCGGGAGGAGGTCCAGACCCTCCGGGAGGAGGCAGAGAAGCAGCGGGGGGCTTCCGAGAGCCTGAGGCAGGAGCTGGCCTCGCAGGCAGAGCGAGCAGAAGAGCTGGGCCAAGAGTTGAAGGCTTGGCAGGAGAAGTTCTTCCAGAAGGAGCAGGCCCTCTCTGCCCTGCAGCTTGAGCACACTAGCACGCAGGCCCTGGTGAGCGAGCTGCTGCCCGCTAAGCACCTGTGCCAGCAGCTGCAGGCTGAGCAGGCAGCCACTGAGAAACGCCATCGAGAGGAGCTGGAGCAGAGCAAGCAGGCAGCTGGTGGGCTGCGGGCGGAGCTGCTGCGGGCCCAGCGCGAGCTCGGGGAGCTGGTGCCCCTGCGGCAGAAGGTGGCGGAGCAGGAGCGAGCAGCCCAGCAGCTGCGGGCAGAGAAGGCCAGCTACGCAGAGCAGCTGAGCATGCTGAAGAAGGCTCATGGCCTGCTGGCGGAGGAGAACCGGGGGCTGGGCGAGCGGGCCAGCCTCGGCCGGCAGTTTCTGGAAGTGGAGCTGGACCAGGCCCGGGAGAAGTACGGCCAAGAGCTGGCAGCTGTGCGTGCTGAGGCTGAGACCCGTCTGGCCGAGATGCAGCGGGAAGCACAGAGTACTGCCCGGGAGCTGGAGGTGATGACTGCCAAGTACGAGGGTGCCAAGGTCAAGGTCCTGGAGGAGAGGCAGCGTTTCCAGGAGGAGAGGCAGAAACTCACTGCCCAG GTGGAGCAGCTAGAGTTATTTCAGAGAGAGCAAACTAAGCAG gtGGAAGAACTGAGTAAGAAGCTAGCTGACCATGACCAAGCCAGCAAGGTGCAGCAGCAGAAGCTGAAG gcccagggaggtgagAGCCAGCAAGAGGCCCAGCGCCTCCAGGCCCAGCTGAATGAGCTGCAGGCCCAGCTGAGCCAGAAGGAGCAGGCGGCTGAGCACTACAAGCTGCAG ATGGAGAAGGCCAAGACTCATTATGATGCCAAGAAGCAGCAGAACCAAGAGCTGCAGGAGCAGCTGCGGGGCCTGGAGAAGCTGCAGACAGAGAACAAGGAGCTGCGGGCTGAAGCGGATCGGCTGGGCCGGGAGCTGCAGCAGGCCGGGCTGAAGACCAGGGAGGCCGAGCAGACCTGCCGTCACCTCACCGCCCAGGTGCGCAGCCTGGAGGCACAG GTTGCCCATGCTGACCAGCAGCTTCGGGACCTGGGCAAGTTCCAGGTGGCGACTGACGCCTTAAAGAGCCGGGAGCCCCAGGCTAAGCCTCAGCTGGACTTGAGCATTGACAGCCTGGATCTGAGCTGCGAGGAGGGGACCCCACTCACTATCACCAG CAAGTTGCCTCGTACGCAGCCAGATGGCACCAGCATCCCTGGAGAGCCAGCCTCGCCCATCTCCCAGCGTCTGCCCCCCAAGGTAGAATCCCTGGAGAGTCTCTACTTCACCCCCATCCCCGCTCGGGGTCAGCCCCCCCTGGAGAGCAGCCTGGACTCCCTGGGGGATGTCTTCCTGGACTCAGGCCGGAAGACCCGCTCCTCTCGTCGGCGCACCACGCAAATCATCAACATCACCATGACCAAG AAGCTAGACGTGGAGGAGCCAGACAGCGCCAACTCCTCCTTCTATAGCACGCAGTCTGCCCCTGCTTCCCAGGCCGCCCTGAGAGCTGCCTCCTCCACCCAGTCTCTAGCCCGCTTGGGCTCTCCCGACGATGGCAACTCGGCTCTGCTAAGCCTGCCTGGCTACCGGCCCACCACTCGCAGCTCCGCCCGCCGCTCCCAGGCTGGGGTGTCCAGCGGGGCCCCTCCAG GCAGGAACAGCTTCTACATGGGCACTTGCCAGGATGAGCCTGAGCAGCTGGATGACTGGAACCGCATTGCAGAGTTGCAGCAGCGCAATCGAGTGTGCCCCCCGCACTTAAAGACCTGCTACCCCCTGGAGTCCAGG CCTTCCCTGAGCCTGCCTACCATCACAGATGAGGAGATAAAAACCGGTGATCCCCGGGAGACCCTGCGCCGAGCCAGCATGCAGCCAACCCAGATAGCTGAGGGCGCTGGCATCACCACCCGGCAGCAGCGTAAACGGGTCTCCTCAGAGCCCCACCGGGGCCCTGGCACCCCCGAG TCTAAGAAGGCCACCACCTGTTTCCCACGCCCCATGACTCCCCGGGACCGACATGAAGGGCGCAGACAGAGCACTACCGAGGCCCAGAAGAAAGCAGCTCCAGCTGTTGTTAAACAG GCTGACCGCCGCCAGTCGATGGCCTTCAGCATCCTCAACACACCCAAGAAGCTCGGGAATAGCCTCCTGCGGAGGGCAGCCTCGAAGAAAGCCCCATCCAaggcctcccccaacccccgcaGTGGGACCCGCCGCTCTCCTCGCATCGCCACCACCACAGCCAGTGCCGCCACTGCCGCCGCCATCGCCGCCGCCACTGCCACCCCTCGGGCCAAGGGCAAG gcAAAGCACTAA